A stretch of Cyanobacterium sp. HL-69 DNA encodes these proteins:
- the pepN gene encoding aminopeptidase PepN: MTRSYYFDSEAKKSFELPGAKPHYNPDRYGQVQHIFLDLELDISAQKFGGNCNITLTPIRENISQLTLDAVDLEIESVLIDSISQPFNYDGETLTINLLQPTTTKDLVIVIKYSKEKPQRGLYFIAPDEHYPDKPHQVWTQGEDEDSRYWFPCFDYPGQLATSEIKVKVPAEYTAISNGELVEVQEVESSKIYHWLQPQIHPTYLMTLAVGKFAKIEDKWREIPVDYYVEKGKEKEATISMGKTPRMIEFFSKKYGYNYPFSKYAQVCVDDFIFGGMENTSTTLLTDRCLLDERGALDNDRTESLVAHELAHQWFGDLVVIKHWSHAWIKEGAASYAEVLWTEHEYGDDDARYYLLGEARSYLQEDSSRYRRPIVTNVYREAIELYDRHLYEKGACVYHMIRSILGDKLFDRAIHTFINDNAHKTVETVDLLRAVEKATGYNLGSLFDQYVFRGGHPDFKVSYSWDNDSNLACVTVKQTQAKEENGKYIDLFELKIPLAFGYYSAQKGVTSTEFLLKLNKPEQSFYFPLAEKPDFVSFDVNNNHLKTVKLEYGFSELKAQLKYDPDPISRIYSAIAIGKKANLEAVKTLKNAFENESFWGVKVEIVKQLGKIKLDQAVDTLIEFLAEENHRVRRAVIEALGKNKTESSYNALKQVAIASDPSYYAEASAINALGSLVTGTLADKENEVIELFGQILKDRSGLNEIIRSGAINGLSKLKTSPAAADLIAQYTKLGTPQPLRLTAIRCLGAVAKGQKADKLAIILEQFEDILKDTFFLTQMALISGLSQIEDNQAINLLSTLAESTPDGRVKRRAEEEAVNQVRAKLGKDKNLEDLRQAVDKLKEENQDLKSRLAKLEAK, translated from the coding sequence ATGACCCGTAGCTATTATTTTGATTCTGAAGCCAAAAAAAGTTTTGAACTACCCGGAGCAAAACCCCACTATAATCCAGATCGCTATGGGCAGGTACAACATATTTTTCTTGACCTAGAATTAGACATAAGCGCCCAGAAATTTGGGGGAAATTGTAATATTACCCTAACCCCTATCCGAGAAAACATTAGTCAACTTACCCTTGATGCTGTTGACCTCGAAATTGAGTCAGTTTTGATTGATAGTATCAGCCAACCTTTTAATTATGACGGTGAAACTTTAACTATTAATTTACTACAGCCTACTACCACAAAAGACTTAGTAATTGTTATTAAATATAGTAAAGAAAAACCCCAAAGAGGATTATATTTTATCGCCCCCGATGAACATTATCCAGATAAACCTCATCAAGTATGGACTCAAGGAGAAGATGAAGATTCCCGTTACTGGTTTCCTTGTTTTGATTATCCTGGGCAGTTAGCCACCTCGGAAATAAAAGTAAAAGTTCCTGCTGAATATACAGCTATTTCTAATGGAGAATTAGTAGAAGTTCAAGAAGTAGAAAGTAGTAAAATATATCATTGGTTACAACCTCAAATTCATCCTACTTATTTAATGACTTTAGCTGTGGGGAAATTTGCTAAAATTGAGGATAAATGGCGAGAGATTCCTGTAGATTATTATGTAGAAAAAGGCAAAGAAAAAGAAGCTACTATCAGCATGGGTAAAACCCCTAGAATGATTGAGTTTTTTAGTAAAAAATATGGTTATAATTATCCCTTCTCAAAATATGCTCAAGTGTGTGTGGATGACTTCATTTTTGGAGGCATGGAGAACACATCTACTACTCTATTAACGGATCGTTGTTTGTTGGACGAAAGAGGGGCGCTAGATAATGATCGCACTGAAAGCCTTGTGGCGCACGAATTAGCCCATCAATGGTTTGGGGATTTAGTGGTAATAAAACATTGGAGTCATGCTTGGATAAAGGAAGGGGCGGCTTCCTATGCAGAGGTTTTGTGGACAGAGCATGAATATGGGGATGATGATGCCCGTTATTATCTTTTAGGGGAGGCAAGGAGTTATTTACAAGAAGATTCCTCCCGTTATCGTCGTCCCATTGTAACAAATGTGTACCGGGAGGCGATCGAATTATATGACCGTCATTTGTACGAAAAGGGTGCTTGTGTATATCACATGATACGCTCGATTTTGGGGGATAAATTGTTTGACAGGGCGATTCATACTTTTATCAATGATAATGCCCACAAAACCGTGGAAACCGTTGATTTATTAAGGGCAGTGGAGAAGGCAACGGGCTATAATTTAGGCTCTCTTTTTGATCAATATGTCTTTAGGGGTGGACATCCTGATTTTAAGGTAAGCTACAGTTGGGATAATGATTCTAATTTGGCTTGTGTGACAGTGAAACAAACTCAGGCTAAAGAGGAAAATGGCAAGTATATAGATTTATTTGAGTTGAAAATTCCCCTTGCTTTTGGTTACTATTCTGCCCAAAAAGGCGTTACATCCACAGAGTTTCTTCTTAAGCTAAATAAACCCGAACAAAGTTTTTATTTTCCCCTAGCTGAAAAACCTGATTTTGTGAGTTTTGATGTTAATAATAACCATCTTAAAACTGTTAAGTTAGAATATGGATTTAGCGAGTTAAAAGCTCAGTTAAAGTATGATCCAGACCCTATTTCTCGCATTTACAGTGCGATCGCTATTGGTAAGAAAGCTAATTTAGAAGCGGTAAAAACCCTTAAAAATGCTTTTGAAAATGAGTCTTTTTGGGGGGTAAAAGTAGAAATTGTTAAACAACTAGGCAAAATAAAACTAGATCAAGCGGTTGATACCCTCATAGAGTTTTTAGCCGAAGAAAATCACCGTGTCAGAAGAGCAGTTATAGAAGCCCTAGGCAAAAATAAAACCGAATCTAGTTACAATGCCCTCAAACAAGTGGCGATCGCCTCTGACCCCAGTTACTACGCAGAAGCCTCCGCAATTAACGCTCTTGGCTCATTGGTGACGGGTACATTAGCGGATAAGGAAAATGAGGTAATTGAGCTTTTCGGTCAAATATTGAAAGATAGAAGTGGCTTAAATGAGATAATTAGATCAGGGGCGATCAACGGTCTAAGTAAATTAAAAACTTCTCCCGCCGCAGCCGACTTAATCGCCCAATATACCAAACTTGGCACTCCCCAACCCCTCCGATTAACTGCCATTCGTTGCCTTGGGGCGGTTGCCAAAGGGCAAAAAGCCGACAAATTAGCCATTATCCTTGAACAATTTGAAGACATCCTCAAGGATACTTTTTTCCTTACCCAAATGGCACTTATCAGCGGTTTATCTCAGATAGAAGACAACCAAGCCATTAATCTTTTATCCACCCTTGCCGAAAGCACCCCCGATGGTAGGGTAAAAAGAAGGGCAGAAGAAGAAGCGGTTAATCAGGTGAGGGCGAAATTGGGTAAAGACAAAAATCTTGAAGATTTACGTCAGGCAGTGGATAAGTTGAAAGAGGAAAATCAAGACTTAAAAAGTCGTCTCGCTAAATTAGAGGCAAAGTGA